Genomic segment of Arachis hypogaea cultivar Tifrunner chromosome 16, arahy.Tifrunner.gnm2.J5K5, whole genome shotgun sequence:
gaagaggttgggaaattctcaccaaccccattcaacaagtcgagatcttaatggttcaagagttctatgctaatgcatggatcactaagaaccatgaccaaagtgtgaagccgaacccaaagaattggctcacaatggttcaaaggaaatacttggatttcagtccggaaaatgtgaggttggcattcaacttgccaatgacgCAAGGAGaccctcaccctttcactagaagggtcaactttgatcaaaggttggaccaagtctttaaggacatttgtgtggaaggcactcaatggaagagagactcaagaggcaagctggttcaactaaAAAGGGTTGActtcaagcccgtggctaggggatgcttagagttcatccaacgctctatcattcctactagcaaccggtctgaagttacaatagaccgggctatcatgatccatagtatcatgattggagaggaagtagaagttcatgagatcatatccctagaactctacaaggtggcggacaagtcctctactttggcaatgttagccttccctcatctcatttgtcacctctgcaatttggctggaattgtcatagaggaagacaccctcattgaagaggacaagcccatcactaagaaaaaggtggagcaaacaagagagcctactcatggaccttaacaagagcatgaggaaattcctcatcatgaaatccctgagatgcctcaagggatgcattttcctccacatgactattgggggcaaatcaacacctctttaggagaactgagttccaacatggaacaactaagaatggagcaccaagagcactccatcatcctccatgaaattagagaggaccaaatggccatgagagaggagcaacaaaggcaaggaagagacattgaggagctcaagcactccataagatcttcaaaaggaagaactagccaccatcactaaggtggacccgttctttaatttccttgttctttattttctgttttttgttccctatgctttatattttatctatgtttgtgtctttattacatgatcattagtgtttagtgtttatgtcttaaagctatgaatgtcctatgaatccttcacctttcttaaatgaaaaatgtttttaattataaaagaaaaaaaatacatgaattttgaattacatcttgaaaataatctaattattttgatgtggtggcaatactttttgttttctgaatgaatgcttgaacagtgcatatttttgatattgatgtttatgaatgtttaaattgttggctctttaaagaataatgaaaaaagagaaatgttattgatgatctgaaaaatcataaaattgattcttgaagcaagaaaaagcagtgaatacaaagcttgcgaaaaaaaaagaaagaaaaagaaaaagcaagcagaaaaaagccaatagccctttaaaccaaaaggcaagggtaaaaaggatccaaggctttgagcattaatggatagaagggtccaaaggaataaaatcctagtctaagcggctaaaccaagctgtccctaaccatgtgcttgtggcgtgaaggtgtcaagtgaagagcttgagactgagcggttaaagtcgtggtccaaagcaaaaagagtgtgcttaagagctctggacacctctaactggggactctagcaaagctgagtcacaatctgaaacagttcacccagttatgtgtctgtggcatttatgtatccggtggtaatactggaaaacaaaatgcttagggtcacggccaagactcataaagtagctgtattcaagaatcaacatactgaactaggagaatcaataacactatttgaattctgagttcctatagatgccaatcattctgaacatcaaaggataaagtgagatgccaaaactgttcagaagtaggAAGCTActaaccccgctcatctaattggaaatgagcttcattgatatttgggattcattgtattttctcttctttttatcctattttgtttctagttgcttggggacaagcaacaatttaagtttggtgttgtgatgagcggataatttataccctttttagcattgtttttacatagtttttttagtatgttttaattagtttttatcatatttttattagtttttattcaaaaatcacatttctagactttactatgagtttgtgtgtttttctgtgatttcaggtattttctggctgaaattgagggacctgagcacaaatctgattcagaggctgaaaaaggactgcagatgctgttggattctgacctccctgcactcgaagtgaattttctggagctacagaagcccaattggcgcgctcttaattgtgttgcaaggtagacatcttgggcttttccagcaatatgtaatagtccatactttacccgagatttgatggcccaaactggcgttcaaagactGCCTAAAATAttatggcgtaaaacgcccaaactggcaccagaattgtaGTTAAACGCCCAagctggcaccaaagctggcatttaattccaggaacagcctatgcaagaaaaagcttcaatgctcagcctaagcacacaccaagtgggccctgtaagtgaatttctgcactatctgcacttagttactcattttctgtaaaccctagttactagactagtataaaaactacttttagagatttatttcatATCTTATCAAGTTTTTAATCCTATCAACTTGGattattgtacacgtttggaggctggcctcacggccatacctagacctctttcacttatgtattttctatggtggagtttctacaccccatagattaaggtgtggagctctgctgttcttcatgaattaatgcaattactactgtttttctattcaattcacacctacttcttctccaagatatactctcatacttaattcagttaagtcataatgaaggggtgacccgtgacaatcacccaatcttcgttactcgcttagccaagatcgcgtgcctgacaaccacaaagcggtctatatgatgttcaacgtagtcattggacgacagccggagtatattctcttggatatctaatacacggaccaagtccgtgagattagtatcttcgtggtataagctagaatcattggcagcattcctgggatccgaaaagtctaaactttgtctgtggtattccgtgtaggatctgggaagggatgactgtaaagagcttcaaacctgcgaatgttgggcgcaagtgacagtgtgcaaaaggacaatggtcctattctgaTGCTagcgaaaaccgacagatgattagctgtgcggtgacagcgcatatggatttgttttcatcctagaggatcatacaacttgccatggaaataAATCATGAACTAATGGCTAAGATCAACCTTAGGATACAAATACCAAGGTAGAAATTATTTTTACCACTGATTCTGATTTTTCGGTTACCAACTTTTTCCTGACATGCACAAAACAGTTTCTAAAGTGAATTTCTGGCTTAAAAAGTCTCTTGTGAGAAAAATAAACCAATGGCAAGCAAGTTTTGCCTTTCACTATCAAAATTTGAATTAGAGGAATTAATTACCCTCATAAGATCAAGTTTGActtattaattacttttttctatttaatttttatttttttttcactattCGGTCTGCCTCACTAAATCTTGTTGGGCTGTGGTTCAGAATTTTGTGAAATAACTTACAAAATAGTCAAAAAAAGTTAGTTTACTAAAAATCGGGTCCTTACAACAGTAACACACAAAATCCCAACACAAAACAAATGCCCTGAACTATCTTCCTGATACGGTTTATTTCTTTACCAATCTGACTAAATATGCTCTGTAATTTCTTCACATCTTGCTTCACCTTTGTTACCGTCTTAGCCAATCTTCTTAGGGTATGACTATTTTTATGGACTTTCTTAAGTCATTTCCTCTGCCTCCATATTTCTGATACTTCTTTTAGCTTCATCAGCCCATACAAAATACTCACACCTTCATTCAACACTCTGAGCATTTTACACGCTTATAATAAatcaaggagaaaaagaaaaaaaatggatgaAAGCCTAAACCCAATTTCAAATAGCAAGGCAAGATGACAAATTACCTCACAGAGGACATCGAAAAAATAATCTGCTTAGATTCTAATTCATTTCAGACTTCAATATCATTGCTTCAAGCCCGTGCAAATACTTGTCATTATTGTAGTcgaatttctttttcttcttcttgatcctCAATAAGAAAGATTTGTCGCCAAAAGCGCTACCACAACTTAAGGATATGGGGCTCTTTGTTCTCTGCGGTGAAGCCATGGTCTTTGTTCTTTGTTAGGGTTCCAAGAATTTCTGCAATTTTTGGAGAAAAAAGAATAAAGAGTTTAGAtttatttttacttaaaaatttaattttaaaatgattttatctTATATGACAATAAAACAGACACATCACTCATAGTAATAATATAATTATGGACCAAAGTCTCCCACATGTGCAATAAAATTAAAGGAAGTATACGCCTATGGCTAGAAGGGTAAATATATCcgtcaaaacaaacaaataatgTATGCGCGTAATTCATTAAATAATTTGGATGCAATTGTGACCACCGcatgaattttcatgtttaattttgtccaacttttcttatttttaaaatcttttatgaCAAAATACACTCTAGCTAGTCATTGCTTGGTTGGAACACTCGAATATAGGTGGACGGTTTTGTGTAAGCTTAGTTTTAAAAGAAAACTTCTAAGTGTATTAGTTAGTTCACTTAATCATAATTTAGTAACCTATTTCTAAATCCCGATGGTTGCAACTAAGTTTCTTTCTTCATTTATAAATGTGATTTTGCCAATTTCTGAGTGAGTAAGgaacattataatttattttataaaaatattattagtatattaaaatcagtcattattatatttatatataaatatatgtgtggtttaattatttttaatatatatttgtgttttaatatatatttatatattaatgagtaatttttaaatgattttgtgaatttttcctaagtgtgcttaatgattgaaaacatgttttctaggctattaaattactaaatttaatttacttttcttccaTTCGATGCATTGATGTGTTCAtttgagtgatttaaagttttgaaggtaagaatgacttgaaaaatatggaaaaaagcatacaaagtggagaattcatgaagaaatgagaatttgctgaattcatggcgacgcgtacacgtgtaCCCATGAGATGGAAGTCtgccaggcgacgcgtacgcgtgacaagtatTACGGGAGACACGTCAAACTTTTCCCGTTGAGTCTGACAggggcatttggacggagggactgatccgtccaagttttatGAAGGTcaaggacttaaaagtatttttcaatggttaaaGACAAAAATGTCCGCGGATAAAAGGTCATAaacctatttatccttttctctaaTCTTAATGTACACGTTATTTTATGTCAACTTTTTCCAACGGCCATAGCGTGACATGTCGCTTGTTGGTTACTTAGTAAACTATGCTTATTATATATCTTACGCGGATAAGAATTAATGAGGAAGGAGAATTCAATTCATCAGCTCAAAGTAGAAAGGACCAAGCGAAAAGAACACCGTACAGCAACCCAACTTAACTTTTGAATCATAATAAcgtaaacacaaacaaaagagcaATAATAATGGAACACAGTACAGCTGGCTATGGCATTGGTGGcaacaaaatgcagcataagaaTACAAGGACAAGCATCGTAAAAAATGAGGGAAGAGGGGTCACAGTGGGCCTATGCACCCATGTAACCGATATTAGAAAAATGACATTTCTATTGGtttattttgatattaaattCATTTACACATAAAAGGAGTTGTTGTAAAATAATACATATTTAGTACATTCGTAAAAaaagtttgattattttattacaatAAGTTTCACtatttcatcataaaatatttggttATTCTAATGATTAATTATttagtttaatatatatatatatatatatatatatatatatatgtatcgactaatttttaatatatatatagaacaattttttgtttttcaacacATTGTCTTGCTCATATTTTTCAACATCAAAGACATTCTTTATGTTTATAATAACTGTCTCTATGTTTATACCTTACTTCGACTACCCAATACAACAAACGAATAAATACAAATGACACATTCTTGCTGCTATGTAGTGTATAACAATAATAGTGCAGCTCACAACCCTTATCCAACGTTTGCGCTGCAGCACAGCACAACACAGTCTGTCACacttttccatttattttttgttaagatatatatatatagtgctgGTTTTCTTTGTTGTTAGTTGTGACTCTGTCTGATATTGTCTCATAAGAGAGACATGGCTCTTCCTCCTACACCTTCAAGGTCTCGTGCTGACTATGATTACCTTATCAAGCTTCTTCTTATAGGCGATAGCGGCAAGTCATCATCTTAATTCCCTTAGCTTCTTTACAcccatttttttttgtcattcaaTATGCTCACCAATCTTCAACTTCGGGGATTTCATGTTTATTtcccattttttatttattagcttCAAGTTCTGTTCTATACCTGGATTACTGCTTGCTAATTATAAAAACTTAGAAGTCAAAATTTTCTGTGAGTTGTTTCATTCTTAAAAGAAGTTTCTCAATTCATGTATATACTTTTTCTTCTGCTCTAAACAGTTCTTTTATATTGTTatgcatatgtatatatgtgCTTTTAAGTTTTATTTCACATGGCAGCTATTGACTAAACCTGCAGGAGTAGGAAAGAGTTGCTTACTATTACGTTTCACAGATGATACTTTTACTACAAGTTTCATCACCACTATCGGGTATGCGGAATATAATGAAACTAACATCTTTAGGAGGCAGCATTTGTTGTTAACAGTACGAATTAATAGTTCATGGAATTAAGGCATTGCATTACATGTGCTAAAGAAAGCAACAAAAGTTAATGAACAAGTTGTTGTCTGAGAAAAACTGGAAAAGATTTGCATGTACTTGATGGGTTTGGTTGGTGAGTCTTGAGAAATATATTGAAGACTTTCTTTCTTTCAGGATTGACTTTAAGATTAGAACACTTGAACTTGATGGGAAGCGCATCAAATTGCAAATATGGGATACTGCTGGTCAAGAACGTTTCAGAACAATAACATCTGGTAACTCTCATCGGCATAAGAAACTTGAGATAAAGTTGTATGACCGTGGATGGATTAACTATGTACGCATGCATGTGTggttatttaattttctttatggTTCCTTACAGCTTATTACAGAGGGGCCATGGGGATACTGCTGGTATATGATATAACAGATGAGTCATCTTTTGAAAGTATTGCACTATCTCATTCTCTTTCACCTAACAGAATAGCAAATTTCATACTCATGACTATAGTTTAATATTGGTGTTAGATATCAGGAACTGGATCAGGAACATAGAGGAGCATGCTTCCGACAATGTTAACAGAATATTAGTGGGAAATAAAGCTGACATGGATGAGAGCAAAAGGGTAATCAATCACTGAAACTTGTTTGGAATTGGAAGCATATATCGTTGCATCATTGCATGCTTTGTTGCATCTGATTTTTCTAAGGGTTTCTTGTAGGTTGTCCCAACATCAAGAGGCCAGGCTTTGGCTAATGAATATGGTATCAAATTTTTTGAGACGGTTAGTAATTAGCATTGAAATTGTTATGCAAAATAAACTAGCTCTttttattcacttttcatgattgaaAATTTTCTAAGCAGAGTGCTAAAACAAATTTAAATGTGGAGAAGATCTTCCTTTCCATCTCAAGAGAGGTAAAGCATAGACTTTCAGATCGTGGTCCAAAACCAGAGGTAAATCCTTGCACTCATCTATCTTTATGAATCAGAGTATTGATTTTCTTTGCTATTATTGAGTACTGACTTTTAAGTTTGTTGCGCAGTCTCAAACTGTTAAGATCGGCAAACATGAACAAACAAGAGGTTCAACTGCTTCAGCAACCGTGTCGCATATACCAGCATGCTGCAGCTTATGAGTTCTCAAATAGTCAAATGTGAAATGTGTTGTTCATTGTTTGCAAAGGCAAACAAACGGTTTTCTATTCATATCATAATTTTGCCCAAGATTCTTTTGGATGAAACCTCTCCAGGACTCAGATTTGATGTAGCTTTCATCGACAGATTGCTTAGATAAATTTAGATAGCTTAAAAttgtgagtatatatatattagataattttgttgcaggaattgaTTGGAGCAATACTTCTTACAGAATTTAATTCAGAAATTGTGTACAAACTAGTGATGCAATAAAGTACCCTTATTTCATTAAAATTGTATAAGCTGGAAACAAGTGCACTTAGTTGCAAGAATCTGCAGTTGCAGTATCAAAGACTTCGGACTTGGGAGTAacacataaaccctaaacccattcTGATATTGCAAGTAATTCGGCAAGCAACAAACAATGGCAGCATGGCGGAGCAGTAAGAAACTAAAGAGGCAGCTTTACATGTACAGGATTTGTCCAAGATGTGCTAGCTAGAGAACTCAGTGTATACAAACGCAGGATTTTAAGAGCAACAACCACCATTTTGTGATGCTTGGGGTTCCTGTTTCTGCTTTAAAACATTTCTTTTAACTGCTGTTGATCCTTCTTCCAAAAGACTAGGAGCTTCCATTATCTATGAAACGGTGCCATATTATTATTTGTCAGGATTGTGCAGTAAAAAAGCATTACACAGTAGTTGATCTTTCCCTTCCACTTATGCATGCATTTTCAATTTTCATTCGTTTCTTAGCATTTTTTTAAGTCACTTTTAGGTAACAATCATTTTTTTGGTGCTTCTGCATTAACAGCTGTAAATGCTATGTACCCAAATATGTTCATTGAATTATTTAGAGCAAATGCCTATGATATAGCCGCTTCCACTTAATAGgacaatcttatctttttgttgttTATGCTTTAAACTATGTGTTCCCTAAAGAAAACCAACACTGAACCAGATATCTAAAACTGTACCTTTAGAGCAAGTTCCTCAAAGCACTGCTCCACATTTTCTCGAGTTTTAGCGCTACTTTCGAGAAGCAAACACCCCAACTCTTTGGCGAGAGCTAAACCCTCTTCTCTGCTAACAGCCCTTTCAGACTCCtataatagagaaaaaaaaaccaaagaaGTCAGTGGATGAAATATGTCAATAGAAGAGTCCTCAAAAAGAAATCTAGACTTCAAATTTCAAATGCAAATCTAACGTATGTGTCTGGAAATGATGTTTAGGGTTAATGGCTTAGTAAGAAAGAACACGAGACATTCAATATCAGAAACTGCTTTCTGTCCCAATTTTCACTCAACCATAGGCATGTCCATATACACCAACCATAGGTAGATAAGGTCATATTCTCGCCAATCTTTGTTGGTTTCTAAGTTAGTCCTAACTCATGAGGGATATAACTAGAAGTCGCTAAACTTGAAATGATGATGGTTTAATGTTCCAATGATAGAATATTGGATTACTGTTACAGAATAGGGATCTGCTCTATGAAAGTAAGAACACAAGATTTTCTATAAAAATTCGCAGcagaatgaaataaaaataatttatgaaacctaagaagataaataagaaatttagattataaataattttggCATATGGAAGACAAGACTTCTCATTTCCCGTGACCTTAATAGTTAATAATAAGAAATTCAGATTATATTGGTCTAGTAGTAGATATAATTTTTGACAGGAGATGTTATCTGATCTGTGTCGCTGATCCCATCTAATGGGAAAAGGTTTAGTTGTTGTACCCGAATATAGTAAGATCAGAACCACAAATCTTATGGTATTCCATTAACCAATTTCTCAACCATCTTACTTAGATATATTATCAAGCACAATAGTAAAATGTAAAAGCATGGACTTACTCTGTCAACTTTGTTTCCAACTAGTATCTTCACACAATCTTGATTAGTTGAATAGAGTTCCAATTCCTTAGACCACACTTCCGATAAGTTTGTGAAGGTTTCTCTCCTCGTGACATCGTAAACTTAACAGAGACAATGGGGAAAAAAGCTCAAAGGAATTTGTAAATAGAAAGCTTTGAATAACATAACTTAAGCAGATGCATATCTTATCTTACAAACTGATGGTTCCAGAAAGATCTCAATAACCCCATAAAAAATCTGCTTAACAAATTCTTAATGCCAAAAATAAACACAAAACACAATAAGATAAAATATGTTGCTGTCGCAAACTTGAGGGAATGTATTTGAGGAGACACTGCTTACCCTAGTTGCAATTGTAAAGGCCTAATTATAGGAATCGGAGTTTGAAGAAGGGGAAGGAGACCTTGAACAGGAACAAATGGAGGAGGCTTTTGTTTGGAAACCTCGAATCCACGGTTGGATTTTCAAACAAAAGCCTACACATGTTACTGATAATTGTTGTCACTACATAAGTTAATTTACTACATATATATAACTCAAAATCCTAAAAGCAACCCCCTAACACTGctaataaattctaaattttgaaGTTTCTTATCCAGCATCCTTCTATTCTAAGAAATGCCAAGAGCATCAacaaaacaagttttaaatttg
This window contains:
- the LOC112754286 gene encoding ras-related protein RABE1d, whose protein sequence is MALPPTPSRSRADYDYLIKLLLIGDSGVGKSCLLLRFTDDTFTTSFITTIGIDFKIRTLELDGKRIKLQIWDTAGQERFRTITSAYYRGAMGILLVYDITDESSFENIRNWIRNIEEHASDNVNRILVGNKADMDESKRVVPTSRGQALANEYGIKFFETSAKTNLNVEKIFLSISREVKHRLSDRGPKPESQTVKIGKHEQTRGSTASATVSHIPACCSL
- the LOC112754287 gene encoding ras-related protein RABC2a; this translates as MSSSSGQSSGYDLSFKILLIGDSGVGKSSLLVSFISNSVEDLAPTIGVDFKIKVLTVAGKRLKLTIWDTAGQERFRTLTSSYYRGAQGIILVYDVTRRETFTNLSEVWSKELELYSTNQDCVKILVGNKVDRESERAVSREEGLALAKELGCLLLESSAKTRENVEQCFEELALKIMEAPSLLEEGSTAVKRNVLKQKQEPQASQNGGCCS